One Pararge aegeria chromosome 4, ilParAegt1.1, whole genome shotgun sequence DNA segment encodes these proteins:
- the LOC120637811 gene encoding putative lipoyltransferase 2, mitochondrial — MVKVWKLGLISYDTAYKIQSSIARKHLEAMMKGVNGDYDTLLFVEHKPVYTVGIRDETPKEDIIRLKNLGAEFRKTNRGGLITFHGPGQLVAYPIINLKHFKTSVRWYVNSLEETVINMCNELGIKAARSPHTGVWVDDNKIAAIGIHASRYVTTHGISLNCDNDLSWFEHIDPCGIEDKGVTSLTRETGVMCTTDKMMPIFLKNFEKVFGCNTEQLETNLQKEILDSLYSKLLVDAM, encoded by the exons ATGGTGAAAGTATGGAAATTGGGTCTTATAAGCTACGATACGGCGTACAAAATACAGTCTTCCATAGCACGAAAGCACCTTGAAGCTATGATGAAAGGAGTGAATGGAGACTACGACACTCTGTTATTCGTAGAACATAAGCCGGTCTATACTGTAg GTATACGAGATGAAACCCCCAAAGAAGACATAATAAGACTCAAGAATTTAGGAGCAGAGTTTCGCAAAACAAATAGAGGTGGCCTAATCACATTTCACGGACCAGGACAATTAGTTGCATACccaattattaatttgaaacaCTTCAAAACAAGTGTTCGGTGGTATGTTAACAGTTTAGAAGAGACTGTTATAAACATGTGTAATGAACTAG GTATAAAAGCTGCTCGATCACCACATACAGGCGTTTGGGTTGACGATAACAAAATTGCAGCCATTGGCATACACGCATCCAGGTATGTCACTACACATGGAATCTCTTTGAATTGTGACAATGATCTATCATGGTTCGAGCATATTGACCCTTGTGGGATTGAAGATAAAGGTGTTACTTCTTTGACCAGAGAAACGGGTGTTATGTGCACGACTGATAAAATGAtgccaatatttttaaagaactttgAAAAAGTTTTTGGCTGCAATACTGAGCAGCTAGAAACTAACCTCCAAAAAGAAATACTGGACAGTCTTTATAGCAAATTGTTGGTTGATGCAATGTAG